Proteins encoded in a region of the Vicia villosa cultivar HV-30 ecotype Madison, WI linkage group LG5, Vvil1.0, whole genome shotgun sequence genome:
- the LOC131608047 gene encoding protein LURP-one-related 4-like, translating into MNITIKQQRMAKIYPNQEPTTTSQSHDDQCVSNKRERYTLWMKSLVLHSNGCTVYDSNGNIVYRVDNYDTKGGREVILMNLKGNIICTIKKRLLAFGCWEGHKYCSSSSNSRSQEEQPWFRVKRCLTGKTACEIKVGSQNLSIERMSIGKSFSFRIVNKNGEIVAEAKQKQSSSGIVLSNDVLTLDLAAGTDHSLIMALITVYGLICGKM; encoded by the coding sequence ATGAATATTACAATCAAACAACAAAGAATGGCCAAAATTTACCCTAATCAAGAACCTACAACAACATCTCAGTCTCATGATGATCAGTGTGTCAGTAATAAAAGAGAGAGATATACTTTGTGGATGAAATCACTTGTTCTTCACTCAAATGGTTGCACTGTCTACGATTCAAATGGTAACATTGTTTATAGAGTTGATAACTATGATACAAAGGGCGGAAGAGAAGTTATTCTCATGAACCTAAAAGGTAATATTATCTGCACCATCAAAAAGAGATTACTAGCTTTTGGATGTTGGGAAGGACACAAATATTGCAGCAGCAGTTCTAATAGTAGAAGCCAAGAGGAGCAACCATGGTTTCGAGTTAAAAGATGTCTTACAGGGAAAACAGCTTGCGAGATTAAAGTTGGATCCCAAAATTTGAGCATAGAAAGAATGAGTATTGgcaaatcatttagttttcggaTAGTAAACAAAAACGGAGAAATCGTAGCAGAGGCAAAGCAAAAACAGTCTTCATCAGGGATTGTTCTGAGTAATGATGTTCTAACTTTGGATTTGGCAGCTGGTACAGATCATTCTCTTATAATGGCTTTGATTACAGTATACGGACTGATATGCGGAAAAATGTag